The following nucleotide sequence is from Embleya scabrispora.
CGGGAACGCCGCGAACGCGGAGAACTGCACGAGCAGACCGGACAGCATGATCCCGCTGAACGACGCGCGCCGGAACAGCGCCAGGTCGATCATCGGCTCGGCGACCCGGGCCTCGACCACCACGAACAGCCCGAACGCCACGCCGGCGGCGGCGAACACGCCCAGCGTCGGGCCATCCGTCCACCCCTCGGCACCGGCCCGCACGAAGCCGTAGGTGAGCAGTGCCGCGCCGAGGGTGAAGGTGACCATGCCGGCCGGGTCCGGCCGTGCCGCACGGTTGCCGTGCGATTCGGTGAGCAGGCTCAGGCACATCGCCACGGTCAGCACGCCGATGGGCACGTTGACCAGGAAGATCGCCTCCCAGCCCAGGTGTTGGGTGAGCAGGCCGCCCATGATCGGCCCCACCGCCGCGGCGGCTCCCGAGATCGACCCCCACACGCCGAAGGCGACGCCGCGATCGCGGCCCTGGTAGGCGTGTCCGAGCAGGGCGATCGTGGTGGCGAACATGGCCGCGCCGCCCACACCCTGTAGGGCTCGGGCCGCGATCAGCGTCCCGGTGTCGGGCGCCATCGCGCACAGCAGCGACGCGGCGGTGAACACCACGGTGCCCGAGACGAACACCCGCCTGCGGCCGATCCGGTCGGCCAGCGATCCGGCGCCGAGCATCAGCGCGGCCAACGCGAGGGAGTAGGCGTCCAGGACCCACTGGAGGTCGGTGTAGGAGGAACCCAGATCGGCGCCCATGTCGGGCAGCGCGACGATGACGATCGTGACGTCGACAAGCAACATGAACGATCCGAGACAGACCGCGAGCAGCGGTCCCCACTTGCGCACGAGGACTCCCGGGACGAGACGCGTGATGAACGCGTGACGGAACGAAGGCGAGGAGGCATGACGGCACAGCCGGCCGCGACCGACGCGACCCCGCCAGGCCCCGCGTTCGCGTCCCCCGCCGCTGACGGAAACCCTCGCCGCTCTGCGGGATCGCGTCGAGAACACGCGGCGGATGCGGCGGAATCCCGACACGACTACGCTCCCAGTGGTGGGATCCATCGAATTCGACGCCGTCGACCTGGCGATCGTGCACGCGCTGGACATCGACGGCCGGATGCCCTTCGCGCGCATCGCCGAGGTGCTGGGCGTGTCCGACGCGACCGTGGTGCGCCGCTACCGGCGGATGCGGGCGAGCGGTGCCATCCGGGTGGTGGCGATCGGCGACACGCGGCGCACCGGGCAGGCCGCATGGGTGTTGCGGGTGCGCTGCGTTCCGGACGCGGTGGAGGCGGTGGCGGAGGGCCTGGGCCGCCGGTCGGACGTGGCCTGGGTACAGCTGTTGTCGGCCGGCGCCGAGGTGATGTGCGTGACCCGACCGCGCGGCCCGCAGGCCCGCGGCGACCAACTGCTGCGCAACATCGGGCGCGCGGCCGGGGTCGGCGAGTTGGAGGCGCACTGCATCCTGCGCGTGGTGGTCGGCGGCCCACCGGGGTGGCGGGCGCAGAACATCGGCCTGGACGCCGACCAGGTCGCCGCGCTGACCCGTTTCGCGCCGGTGGTCGACCCGGACGCGCCGCTGCCGCCCTGGTCGGACGACGACCGGGCGCTGTTCGCGGCGCTGTCCCGGGACGGGCGCATGTCGTTCGCGGACCTGGCCCGAACCTGCGGCACCTCGGAGTCGGCGGTCCGCCGCCGGCTGGAAGTGCTGCGCGCCACGGGCGTGTTGTACTTCGAGGTGGAGACCGACCCGGAGTATCTGGGCTACGCCATGCCGGCCTTCCTGTGGATGTCGGTGCGCCCCTCGGCGCTGGACGCGGTCGCGGAGGCGGTGGCGGCCGACGCGCGGGCGGTCTTCGCCGCCGTGTCCACCGGGCGGGCGAACTTCCTGGTGAACGTGCTGTGTCGGGACACCGCCGACCTGTACGACTTCATCGCCCACACGCTCGGCTCGGTCGAGGGCATCACGAACGTGGAGACCACGCCGATCGTCGAGACGTTCAAACGCGAGGGCCCGATGCCGCAACCGCGCCGCCGACGCTGAAAAGTACGTCCGCCGCGACCCGCCTCCGGCGCCGAACCGGTGTGACTCAGCGGGGGGACTCCGTGGACGCCGACGTGGACGTGGTCGGAGGGCCGAAGGTGTCGGCGGTGCCGGGCGTACCGCCGCCGGCGGTTCGGGTGGACGTGGCGGCGCCCTCCAGGTCGACGGCGGTGTCGGTCGTCGAGGTCGGCGATCCCGACGCCGAGGTGGGCGCGGACGTGGTCGGGGCGGCGGCGGTGGACGCGCCGTCGGAGGGGAGCAGCGTCGGCTGGAGGGAGGCGGTGTCGGTCAGCCGGATCGCCGCCAGCAACGCGCGCAGGCGGTTCGTCTCGATCCCGGGTTCGGACTCGGCGAACGCGCCGTCGGCCCGCGAGATGCGATCGGGGCGCACGTCGTGCGCGCCCGGTGTGGCGCCGACGCCGACCACGAACGAGGCCGGGTCGCCGCCCTCCGCGTTCGGCGGATCGGTCGTGCCGAAGCGCAGCGCGTACAGCGAGGACTTGTCCGGCGCCATCGGCGCGATCACCGCGACCACGCGCTCCCCGTTCGGCAGCGCCCCCGGGGCCAGGGTCAGCGGGACGCGCACCGGTACGCGGGCACCGGGAAGCACACTCTCCGCGATGTGCCGCACCCGTTCGGCGTCGGCGGCCGGGCCGGTGAGCGAGACCACGGCCCACGCGTCCCGGGCCCACTGCCAGGCCAGTTCGAGCCGGCCGTCGACCGGGGTGGGGCCGATCAGCCACACGGCCGGACGCTCCCGAACCGACGGCGCGCCGGCGCCGGCCGCGCTCGCCGTCGCCGGGAACCGCCCCGCCGCGTACATCGTCACCGTCGCGCGCGTGGCCGCCAACTCCGGCGCGGCCCCGGGCTTCTCCGGCCCCAGGGTCACCCGCTGGCGATAGCGGCCCGTCTCGTAGGACACCGGCGTGTACCCGCCCGCCGAGCCGACCCGGAAGACCCGCTCGCGCACGTCGAAGCCGCCCCCGACGGCCGGCCCGAAGCGCCCGTCGCGCGACGGCGCCGCGAGCACCACCGTCACCAGCGCGATCATCGCCACCGCGACCGCGCCGCCGACCACCGCCAGCGCCCGGCGGGCCCGCACCGTGCGGCGCCCGTCGCGGATCGCGCGCGCCACGTACACGCCCGGTTCGTCGGGCCCGACCGGAGGCGTCTCGCGCAACGCGGCCAGCAGTCGGGCGCCCTCGTATTCCTCGGTGTCCATCGCCCGTCTACTCCCCTTCCCATCGGGCCACGACGGGCCCGTCCAGCAGTGCGCGCAGGCGCGCGAGGCCCAACGCGGTCTGGCTCTTCACCGTGCCCTGCGAGCAGTTCAGGACCTCGGCCACCTCGGCGACCGGCAGATCGCACAGGAACCGCAACACCAGCACGACCCGCTGCCTGGGCGGCACCCGGGACAGCGCGATCCGCACCGCGTCGCGCGTCTCCACGTCGGGGCCGGGCGGCGCGGCGGGCAGCGGGAGGTCCTGCGACGCCCCGATCAGCCGTACCCGGGCCCAGGCCAGCCGGCGCTCGTTGAGGAACGCGCGCACCAGCATGCGGTGCACGTAGCGGTCCAGGTCGTCCGCCGCACTGGCGCGCCGCCAGTGCACGTACAGGCGCGTGATGGTGTTCTGCACGATGTCGTCCGCCCGGTCCGGGTCGCCGCACAGCAGGCGGGCGACGCGGCGCAGCGCGGGCAGCCGGGCGGACACGTACTCCGTGTACGCGTGCTCGTCGCTCGCCCGCACCCGAGTGCCCTCCCTCGCCCGATCGCCGATGCCGGTGCCTCCGGGGGACCGTAGCGACTCCGGGTCGGCCGCGAGTCCCCCGGTCCGATGCGCCGCCACCCGCTCAGCCGGCACCGGCCGCACCCCCGTCCCGGGCGTCCACAACCCGGCCGTTCCCACCGCGGACGTCCCACACCCACACGCCGCCGGTCTGCCGGCTCGGCCCGAGCAGCAGTTCGAGGGTCGACCACAGCGCGCTCTCCCGATAGTGCGGGCCGAGCACCACCGCGTCCGCGTGCCAGAAGGCGAGGTCGGCGCGGGCCTGAGCGCGGTCCCGGTCGGTCACCTCCGGAACCTTGCCGCTGTCGCGCACCTCGCGCAGCAGGTTCGAGGTCGGCCGGGTGACCGCGCCGTAGCCGCCGAGCCGGTCCGGTCCGAACGGGCCGACGAAGTAGCCCTCGGCGAGCGGGAAGCCGAAGTCGGCGTCGACCTGCCAGCTCAGCGCCCGGGCGTCGGACGGGTCCGGCAGCGGCACCGTCACGATGGCCCGGCCCGACCCCGCGTAGTGGCGCCAGGTGCCGTCGGTGAAGAACGCGGGCGTCGCCTCGCGGGGCTCGGTGGTCAGCGGTTGCGGCAGCAGCGGCACCAGTGCCTGGAGCGCGGCCACGCACCACAGCAGCCGGATCCGGCGATCGCGGGTACGGGTGGCGGCCTGCGCGCCGAGCGCGAGCAGCATGCCGAAGGCGGGCACGCAGACCATGGTGAAGCGGCTCTCCAACACCGATTCGTACAGCGGGAGTTGCCCGAACCAGCGCCACGGCCCGTCGATTCCGGTGGGCTCGCCGTTCAGGATGATCTCCGGGCCCAGGGAGAACAGCGCGGCGCCGACGAGCACGACCGCGAGCGCCCTGGCGAGCGCCGTGCGCCACAGCGCGACGACGAGGGCGAGGGCGAGCAGGAGCAGCGGCCAGCCGAAGAACGCGTTCTCCTCGGTTCGGTTCAGCGACAGGCGCGAGGAGACGTCGATGTCGCCGGCGAGGGAGCGGTCGGCGTACGCGGTCAGCGCGGCGAGGTCGTTGCCCGCCGGGCCGTGCAGCAGATTGGTGTAGCTCTGCGGGCCGTTGAACTGCCACCACAAAGGATAGGCGACCAGCACCAGACACAGCGCCGCGCCGATCGGGACCCCCCGGGCCAGCGGACGCAGCGCCGCGCGCGCCGCGACGGGAGCGGCGCAGGCGTAGCCGACGGCGAACAGCGCGATCCCGGTGGAGGCGAGCAGCAGCGCCTCCTCGCCGAGGAA
It contains:
- a CDS encoding MFS transporter → MRKWGPLLAVCLGSFMLLVDVTIVIVALPDMGADLGSSYTDLQWVLDAYSLALAALMLGAGSLADRIGRRRVFVSGTVVFTAASLLCAMAPDTGTLIAARALQGVGGAAMFATTIALLGHAYQGRDRGVAFGVWGSISGAAAAVGPIMGGLLTQHLGWEAIFLVNVPIGVLTVAMCLSLLTESHGNRAARPDPAGMVTFTLGAALLTYGFVRAGAEGWTDGPTLGVFAAAGVAFGLFVVVEARVAEPMIDLALFRRASFSGIMLSGLLVQFSAFAAFPALSVWLQSVLGYGPVRAGLALLPLAAVSFVASAVASRLPHGTGPRWPLGIGALCIGLGAFALTLVNADSDWTALLPGLLVAGIGVGLAMPQMAGAALTAVPPSRAGMAGGALNTFRQLGFALGIAVVGVVFRDGAEHALRGGGTTLAADPHATAEALGGGRAQQLVATAPAGGRDAVVDTIREAFASGLDRAFLLCGALGLAAGVLALLTVPKAAHAPAAGGAGAPTPERDSTSR
- a CDS encoding SigE family RNA polymerase sigma factor is translated as MRASDEHAYTEYVSARLPALRRVARLLCGDPDRADDIVQNTITRLYVHWRRASAADDLDRYVHRMLVRAFLNERRLAWARVRLIGASQDLPLPAAPPGPDVETRDAVRIALSRVPPRQRVVLVLRFLCDLPVAEVAEVLNCSQGTVKSQTALGLARLRALLDGPVVARWEGE
- a CDS encoding glycosyl transferase; amino-acid sequence: MTAVRESVAPIRAIALPRSGRALDALVCGVYLAASLLLYRGLWWGGPAGRYLVDSGQDQRQWEWFFAVTAHAVAHAENPLTTTLQNHPDGVNLMANTSMPGLSIPLAPITWLFGPSATWAIVLTFGLAATAAAWYYLISRHLDVSRPAAALGGAFCAFAPPMISHANAHPNLAVLFVIPLIIDRLLRVAGGLRPIRDGVLLGLLTAYQIFLGEEALLLASTGIALFAVGYACAAPVAARAALRPLARGVPIGAALCLVLVAYPLWWQFNGPQSYTNLLHGPAGNDLAALTAYADRSLAGDIDVSSRLSLNRTEENAFFGWPLLLLALALVVALWRTALARALAVVLVGAALFSLGPEIILNGEPTGIDGPWRWFGQLPLYESVLESRFTMVCVPAFGMLLALGAQAATRTRDRRIRLLWCVAALQALVPLLPQPLTTEPREATPAFFTDGTWRHYAGSGRAIVTVPLPDPSDARALSWQVDADFGFPLAEGYFVGPFGPDRLGGYGAVTRPTSNLLREVRDSGKVPEVTDRDRAQARADLAFWHADAVVLGPHYRESALWSTLELLLGPSRQTGGVWVWDVRGGNGRVVDARDGGAAGAG
- a CDS encoding Lrp/AsnC family transcriptional regulator; protein product: MGSIEFDAVDLAIVHALDIDGRMPFARIAEVLGVSDATVVRRYRRMRASGAIRVVAIGDTRRTGQAAWVLRVRCVPDAVEAVAEGLGRRSDVAWVQLLSAGAEVMCVTRPRGPQARGDQLLRNIGRAAGVGELEAHCILRVVVGGPPGWRAQNIGLDADQVAALTRFAPVVDPDAPLPPWSDDDRALFAALSRDGRMSFADLARTCGTSESAVRRRLEVLRATGVLYFEVETDPEYLGYAMPAFLWMSVRPSALDAVAEAVAADARAVFAAVSTGRANFLVNVLCRDTADLYDFIAHTLGSVEGITNVETTPIVETFKREGPMPQPRRRR